A region from the Meiothermus sp. Pnk-1 genome encodes:
- a CDS encoding adenosylcobalamin-dependent ribonucleoside-diphosphate reductase, which translates to MEFKPGHFDDHAQAIARRQYMQEGDGDVLGMFRRVANWVAGAETPEVRAYWSEEFFRLMASKRFCPGGRVLAGAGTRHGNVLNCFVQGATENDPSSFDGVLEVAKKLALVTKVGGGNGVNLDPYVARKAASSRRTMRGFAYLRADHPDVQDFIQGMMRPPINPDGEKEPITVRNWTRVVYGLVNPELAALARRHGVMTVRERPAAAIVVPDDMGGIIDAAQEAIRLAITHAEPHVDFSHLRPEGAPIKGSGGTSSGPVSFLVEIFDNFLEWANLGAEKAGPVATLRYVYAPVLRVVRQGGCLHPDTLVHTDRGTLRLRELVDPFRRGWQSHTLSVATDEGWRPSPEGYNNGIAPTLRAVLENGLEVQGTPNHKLKVLREDGTRAWVELQELKPGDWVIWVLDEHTGTPVQLAPLDEPFHPNAIPIRTPEVLTEDLAFLLGFFFGEGFVSEDRIGFSVHEEEPMREEVKRLFRELFGLELREERKGGDRSVTLLVRSRPLVAWLRKNGLLKGKARELEIPRAIRQSPRPVLAAFLRGLFEADGTVTAGYPMLTTASKRLAQDVTVLLGGLGIPSKLLRYNPLPGRFSKAEHYRVRVVTAKGLERYLERIGVPKGSRLEVLYHIQPDTRRESSWPLPHAEGLLKPLLAAAEKGGEGHASPYTPLRKDLLRYLRSERRLTATGYTLVLEKAQGLGLEAEPFAFNEYYVRVATVEPGGEILTLDLSVEDNHTYLANGLVSHNTRRGAGMATLSIDHPDLLDFLTAKDLDREAAEGDISTFNISILVTEAFWNTLQADGLWSVEPVEVPGKYYPVPVEGEYTGVIPDLPEREADGARPIPVYEGKVPAKWLWHEIAWHAWATGEPGLIFVDRINELSALKNLGERYVIKSTNPCGEIPLTVGEPCDLGAINLAAYVEGGRFDLAEFRKDVHTCVRFLDNVLDVNVFALEDNRVASQTLRRLGLGVMGLADALIKLGLPYSSEAGRQAVAEIMNALREEAIKASEQLGEERGVFPLYRENPAAFEALGIHPRRNVAVLTVAPTGTTSMLMGVSSGIEPVFSPFMWRRIGGQYKALLHPLFVELMEQHPAREAFATPEGKWDWDKLVEAIQANHGSVKGIKGIPEAIQAVFEGAHDVPPLDHVRMQGVVQRAFDAEGYASNSLSKTINLPNEATVEDVEAAYTEAYLTGCKGITVYRDGSRELQVLSVSKSEKKEAKEDTHTVVQPALLEPPTPPSQPKPGQPVFERTGRLVGYTDMVKLTAADGTRRGFLVTVNMQGEHPVEVILTSGKAGDEANADSEALGRIVSIALQYGVPAEALIKTLRGINGGLYGNYQGRFVTSKADLIAVALETLFSPAPSPSKEEKQAVAAPFVQTAQHLDGDNFSIHIPAQPKAKAGTCPECGEANLVREEGCVKCYSCGYSKCG; encoded by the coding sequence ATGGAGTTTAAACCGGGACATTTTGACGACCATGCGCAGGCGATTGCCCGCCGCCAGTACATGCAAGAGGGCGACGGGGACGTTTTAGGGATGTTCCGCCGGGTAGCGAACTGGGTAGCGGGGGCCGAGACACCTGAAGTCCGCGCCTACTGGAGCGAGGAGTTCTTCCGGCTCATGGCCTCTAAGCGCTTCTGCCCCGGCGGGAGGGTGCTGGCCGGCGCCGGAACCCGACACGGGAACGTCCTTAACTGCTTTGTTCAAGGGGCTACCGAGAACGACCCTTCTTCCTTCGACGGGGTGCTCGAGGTGGCCAAGAAACTGGCCTTGGTGACCAAGGTCGGTGGGGGCAACGGGGTCAACCTGGACCCCTACGTCGCGCGCAAAGCGGCCAGCTCCCGCCGCACGATGCGCGGCTTTGCCTATCTGCGGGCCGACCATCCCGACGTGCAGGACTTCATCCAGGGGATGATGCGCCCCCCCATCAACCCTGATGGCGAAAAAGAACCTATTACCGTCAGGAACTGGACGCGGGTGGTGTACGGCCTGGTGAACCCCGAACTGGCCGCGCTGGCCCGCCGTCATGGGGTCATGACCGTGCGGGAAAGGCCCGCCGCTGCCATCGTCGTGCCCGATGACATGGGCGGCATCATCGACGCGGCGCAGGAGGCCATTCGGCTGGCCATCACCCACGCCGAGCCCCACGTGGACTTCAGCCATCTGCGCCCGGAAGGTGCTCCCATCAAGGGCTCGGGTGGCACCAGCAGTGGTCCAGTAAGCTTCCTGGTCGAAATCTTCGACAACTTCCTGGAGTGGGCCAACCTGGGGGCGGAGAAAGCCGGCCCGGTGGCGACGCTGCGCTATGTGTACGCGCCGGTGCTCCGGGTGGTAAGGCAGGGCGGGTGCCTCCACCCTGACACCCTGGTTCACACCGACCGGGGCACCCTGCGCCTACGGGAACTCGTGGACCCCTTCCGGCGCGGCTGGCAGTCCCACACCCTGAGCGTGGCCACCGACGAGGGCTGGCGGCCTAGCCCCGAGGGGTACAACAATGGCATAGCCCCCACCCTCCGGGCGGTCCTGGAAAACGGCCTCGAGGTCCAGGGAACCCCCAACCATAAACTCAAGGTCCTCCGGGAGGATGGAACGCGCGCCTGGGTGGAACTCCAGGAACTCAAACCCGGCGACTGGGTGATCTGGGTGCTGGATGAGCACACGGGGACTCCCGTCCAGCTTGCCCCCCTGGACGAGCCCTTCCACCCCAACGCCATCCCCATCCGCACCCCCGAGGTGCTCACCGAGGATCTGGCCTTCCTTCTCGGGTTCTTCTTCGGGGAGGGCTTCGTAAGCGAGGACCGGATCGGCTTCTCCGTGCACGAGGAGGAGCCTATGCGGGAAGAGGTCAAGCGCCTTTTCCGAGAGCTCTTTGGGCTTGAACTCCGGGAGGAACGGAAAGGGGGCGACCGGAGCGTCACCCTCTTGGTCAGAAGCCGTCCCCTGGTCGCTTGGCTTAGGAAAAACGGCCTCCTCAAGGGTAAAGCCCGGGAACTGGAGATCCCCAGGGCCATCCGCCAAAGCCCCCGCCCCGTCCTCGCCGCCTTCCTGCGGGGACTCTTCGAAGCCGACGGCACCGTTACCGCGGGCTACCCCATGCTGACCACCGCCTCCAAGCGCCTGGCCCAGGACGTGACGGTCCTCTTGGGAGGGCTCGGTATCCCCTCCAAGCTTCTTCGCTACAACCCCCTGCCCGGTCGCTTCTCCAAGGCCGAGCACTACCGGGTGCGGGTGGTGACCGCCAAGGGCCTGGAGCGCTACCTGGAGAGGATCGGAGTGCCCAAGGGTTCCCGCCTGGAAGTCCTCTACCACATTCAGCCCGACACCCGCCGGGAGTCCAGCTGGCCCCTGCCCCACGCTGAGGGGCTGCTGAAACCCCTCCTGGCAGCGGCGGAAAAGGGCGGGGAGGGCCACGCCTCTCCCTACACCCCTTTGCGCAAAGACCTCCTCCGTTACCTCCGGAGTGAGCGCCGGCTCACCGCCACGGGATACACCCTGGTCCTGGAAAAGGCCCAGGGTCTCGGCTTGGAGGCCGAACCCTTCGCCTTCAACGAGTATTACGTGCGGGTAGCCACCGTGGAGCCGGGTGGCGAGATCCTCACCCTGGACCTTTCCGTAGAGGACAACCACACCTACCTGGCCAATGGCCTGGTAAGCCACAACACCCGCCGCGGGGCTGGGATGGCCACCCTTTCCATCGACCATCCCGACCTCCTCGACTTCCTCACCGCCAAGGACCTCGACCGCGAGGCCGCCGAGGGGGACATCTCCACCTTCAACATCTCCATCCTGGTCACCGAGGCCTTCTGGAACACCCTCCAGGCCGACGGCCTGTGGAGCGTGGAGCCGGTGGAGGTGCCCGGCAAGTACTACCCCGTGCCGGTGGAAGGGGAGTACACGGGCGTCATCCCCGACCTTCCCGAGCGCGAGGCGGATGGGGCGCGGCCCATCCCCGTCTACGAGGGTAAGGTCCCGGCCAAGTGGCTGTGGCACGAGATTGCCTGGCACGCCTGGGCCACCGGTGAGCCGGGCCTGATCTTCGTCGACCGCATCAACGAGCTTTCAGCCTTGAAGAACCTAGGGGAAAGGTACGTGATAAAAAGCACAAACCCGTGCGGCGAAATTCCCCTCACCGTGGGCGAGCCCTGCGACCTGGGGGCGATCAACCTGGCCGCTTACGTCGAGGGCGGCCGGTTCGACTTGGCCGAGTTCCGCAAGGACGTGCATACCTGCGTGCGCTTCCTGGATAACGTCCTCGACGTGAATGTTTTCGCCCTCGAGGACAACCGCGTCGCCAGCCAGACCCTGCGCCGCCTCGGCCTGGGGGTGATGGGCCTGGCCGACGCGCTGATCAAGCTGGGTCTGCCCTACTCCTCGGAGGCTGGGCGCCAGGCGGTGGCCGAGATCATGAACGCCCTGCGCGAGGAGGCCATCAAAGCTTCCGAGCAGCTTGGCGAGGAGCGGGGGGTGTTCCCCCTCTACCGCGAGAACCCCGCGGCCTTCGAGGCGCTGGGCATCCACCCGCGCCGCAACGTGGCGGTGCTCACCGTGGCCCCCACCGGCACCACCAGCATGCTGATGGGTGTCTCCAGCGGCATCGAGCCGGTGTTCTCCCCCTTCATGTGGCGGCGCATCGGCGGGCAGTACAAGGCCCTGCTGCACCCGCTGTTCGTCGAACTGATGGAGCAGCACCCCGCCCGCGAGGCCTTCGCCACCCCGGAGGGCAAGTGGGACTGGGACAAGCTCGTCGAGGCCATCCAGGCCAACCACGGCAGCGTGAAGGGCATCAAAGGCATCCCCGAAGCCATCCAGGCCGTCTTCGAAGGTGCTCACGACGTGCCGCCCTTGGACCACGTGCGTATGCAGGGGGTGGTGCAGCGGGCCTTCGACGCCGAAGGCTACGCGTCCAACTCGTTGTCAAAAACTATCAACCTGCCCAACGAGGCCACGGTGGAGGACGTGGAGGCCGCCTACACCGAGGCCTACCTCACCGGCTGCAAGGGCATCACCGTCTACCGCGACGGCAGCCGTGAGCTCCAGGTGCTCTCGGTGAGCAAAAGCGAAAAGAAAGAGGCCAAAGAGGATACCCATACCGTGGTACAGCCTGCGCTTCTCGAGCCTCCTACCCCGCCCTCCCAGCCCAAACCCGGCCAACCCGTCTTCGAACGCACCGGACGTCTGGTCGGCTATACCGACATGGTCAAGCTCACCGCCGCCGACGGCACCCGCCGGGGATTCTTGGTGACGGTAAACATGCAAGGCGAGCACCCGGTGGAAGTGATCCTGACCAGCGGCAAGGCAGGCGACGAGGCCAATGCCGATAGCGAAGCTTTGGGCCGCATCGTCTCGATTGCTCTGCAATACGGCGTGCCCGCCGAAGCCCTGATCAAGACCCTGCGCGGCATCAACGGCGGCCTCTATGGCAACTACCAGGGCCGCTTCGTGACCTCCAAGGCCGATCTGATCGCGGTGGCCCTGGAGACGCTTTTTTCTCCGGCACCCTCCCCCTCCAAGGAAGAGAAGCAGGCCGTGGCTGCCCCTTTTGTCCAAACCGCCCAACACCTCGACGGCGACAACTTTTCCATCCACATCCCAGCTCAGCCCAAGGCCAAGGCGGGCACCTGCCCGGAGTGCGGAGAAGCGAATTTGGTGCGAGAAGAGGGCTGTGTAAAGTGCTATAGCTGCGGGTATAGCAAATGCGGGTGA